The window TGATTCCGGGGCTGCGCACAGGGCGATGGCATGTTCGTTAGCGTTCCCGAAACGCCATGAAACGCGCAGTCGGAGTTTGAAAGCCCCGACGCCGCTGCCCGACGCGCTCAACAGGCAATCGCCCTGGGGCCGCGCGCAGGCCTCCGTGAGGGCGCGGCAGCGTCTCTGGTACAGTCCGCGCGCGGGCTGCAACCGATGGCGGACCGACGCCACGGGCTCTACCATCGTGCAGTCACTGGGCGCACCAGGGAGCAGGCGACACGGTGTCGCGCTTCGCCCGCTCCCTGGCGCGTCCAGCGCTGAGTCGTCCTCACGCAGGAGCAAGACGCGCATGAAGATCACCGATGTCTCGATCCAGCGCTTTCAGTACAAGTCGAAGGTCGTTCGCGACACCGACGGGCACGGCCACGCCGGCCACGAGCACGAGGCCGTGCAGAACCTCCTGACCATCACCACCGACGAGGGGGTGAGCGGCCACTACTTCGGTGCGGCGAACCCGGGCGTGATCCAGGATGTCGTCAAGCCGTATCTCGTGGGGCAGGACCCCCTCTACCGCGAAAAGCTCTGGCACGGACTGAAGGAGCGTCAGCGGCTCAACCTCGCCACACTGGCGGACCGCGTGCTGACGGCCGTTGACTGCGCCCTCTGGGATCTCGGGGGGAAGATCGCCGGGCTGCCCGTGCACAAGCTGCTCGGGGCGGCGCGCGACACGGTGCCGGCCTACGCCAGCACGATGGTCGGCGACGACAGCCCCGGCGGCCTCGACACCCCCGAGGCGTACGCCCGCTACGCCATCCAATGCAAGGAGCGCGGGTACCCGGCCTTCAAGCTGCACACCTGGCAGCCGCCCCTCGAAGGCGCACCGAGCGTCAAGCGCGACCTCGAAGCCTGCCGGGCCGTCCGCGAAGCGGTCGGGCCAGACTACCCGTTGATGCTCGACCCGTTCCACTACTACAACCGACTCGAAGCGCTGCAACTGGCGAAGGGACTGGAGGAGCTGGGCTACCTCTGGATGGAAGAGCCGATGGACGAGCACAGCATGTCGTCCTACATCTGGCTCTGCGAGCAGACCGCCCTGCCGATCTGCGGCCCCGAGACCGCCGAGGGCAAGATGTACGTCCGCGCCGAGTGGATCAAGGCCGGCGCCTGCGACATGGTGCGCTCGGGGGTGGGCGACGTCGGCGGCATCACCGGGCTGGTCAAGTGCGTCCATCTCGCCGAGGCGTTCGGGATGCACCTGGAGGTGCACGGCGGCGGCGTGGGCAACCTGCACGTGCTCGGCTCGATGGTCAGCCCCGGCCTCTACTACGAGCGCGGCCTGCTGCACCCGTTCATCGACTACGACGAGACCCCCGCCTGGCTCAACAAGCCCATCGACCCGATGGACGACGAGGGCAACGTCCACATCTCGCCGGACCCCGGCCTCGGCTACGACATCAACTGGGGCTATATCAACAAGCATCTGGTGTAGGGCAGGGCGATTGCATGTTGATGTCGTCGTGCCGCCGCGTCGGGGCTTGAAAGCCCCGCCTACGATCCTGCAGTCGCTGCGCGACGCTCCAGTCGC of the Chloroflexota bacterium genome contains:
- a CDS encoding enolase, translated to MKITDVSIQRFQYKSKVVRDTDGHGHAGHEHEAVQNLLTITTDEGVSGHYFGAANPGVIQDVVKPYLVGQDPLYREKLWHGLKERQRLNLATLADRVLTAVDCALWDLGGKIAGLPVHKLLGAARDTVPAYASTMVGDDSPGGLDTPEAYARYAIQCKERGYPAFKLHTWQPPLEGAPSVKRDLEACRAVREAVGPDYPLMLDPFHYYNRLEALQLAKGLEELGYLWMEEPMDEHSMSSYIWLCEQTALPICGPETAEGKMYVRAEWIKAGACDMVRSGVGDVGGITGLVKCVHLAEAFGMHLEVHGGGVGNLHVLGSMVSPGLYYERGLLHPFIDYDETPAWLNKPIDPMDDEGNVHISPDPGLGYDINWGYINKHLV